A DNA window from Macrobrachium rosenbergii isolate ZJJX-2024 chromosome 41, ASM4041242v1, whole genome shotgun sequence contains the following coding sequences:
- the LOC136826555 gene encoding uncharacterized protein, whose amino-acid sequence MPLKIQFSRKLMPSGLITERKRRKFPNLFNQVPETPRRSTSNFDDPQDQNEEHEIGLEGLDEDSAPPTPGMEDTFLRKEDTPATKTSHRNLARPTKRSTDKCDSVLGAIEDHFKKPKPAEDRYDVLGKHVAVKMRAVQDNIQRILAEKIISDALFMAEMGQLTMTHSIQQPSPTYSRCNTYQTSPQPSPTHSQYDAPQQSFFRPAVQPHQSEPRYAELKPPDALDGNSSSNSSLASYVSNFTP is encoded by the exons ATGCCACTAAAGATACAGTTCTCAAGAAAATTAATGCCCTCAGGACTAATTAccgaaaggaaaagaagaaaatttcccAATCTCTTCAATCAGGTGCCGGAAACGCCTCGACGTTCGACATCCAACTTCGATGACCCACAG GATCAAAATGAAGAACATGAAATTGGTTTGGAGGGTCTTGATGAAGACAGTGCTCCACCTACGCCAGGAATGGAAGACACATTTCTACGTAAAGAAGATACCCCTGCAACAAAAACTTCACACAGAAACCTTGCAAGGCCAACTAAAAGGAGTACGGATAAATGTGACTCAGTGCTAGGCGCAATTGAAGACCACTTCAAGAAACCGAAACCAGCAGAAGATCGGTACGATGTTTTGGGCAAACATGTGGCTGTAAAAATGAGAGCCGTACAAGATAATATACAACGAATACTAGCCGAGAAAATAATAAGTGATGCTCTTTTTATGGCAGAAATGGGCCAGTTGACCATGACCCATTCGATTCAACAGCCTTCGCCTACGTATTCACGGTGTAACACCTACCAAACGTCTCCGCAGCCTTCGCCTACACATTCACAGTATGATGCCCCCCAACAGTCTTTCTTCAGACCCGCAGTTCAGCCGCATCAAAGCGAACCAAGATATGCAGAATTGAAACCTCCTGATGCTTTGGATGGTAATTCCTCAAGTAATAGCAGTCTTGCATCATATGTTTCTAATTTTACGCCGTAA